From a region of the Paenibacillus lutimineralis genome:
- a CDS encoding DUF2399 domain-containing protein, whose product MGTIIDIPVVKRTVRTYRQVGILTLTTDMQQWQDTSVPDVDLLKWTPGRRATLEDEQQAFEWLSAGWIIKEMRLKRDGKTTDKLCYRMGYRLFALQWQRQDQERTKLAEQLESCRSRAARLQRQGTSVIQNERKTLISLLQSRLIAHSSLTIDELEGAELFQAQWSNLKRIQFLHFILAFILVSNEQDVFDWKEIGARYYKEIGGSKVFDTHKDEFIRTLELWAGQSATHLGLISPGQITPIYFSGPLEGQWSVHRPGPVHALTDISAVQDDYHTSASTLWLVENRGILTRIAADQHFAEKSNCLIICVDGHIRSSHKMLIHRLVANNSINQVLMWSDYDEDGFGIAREMMEAVSASKLMLKWICHDHQIITNWMDYQTYMKKLLQESSIEQEQVLGGYKDWNRWIDH is encoded by the coding sequence TTAACAACCGATATGCAGCAATGGCAGGATACATCTGTTCCAGACGTGGATCTACTTAAGTGGACACCTGGGCGGCGGGCCACTCTGGAGGATGAGCAGCAGGCATTTGAGTGGCTTTCTGCCGGGTGGATTATCAAGGAAATGCGCTTGAAACGGGATGGGAAGACAACTGATAAGCTTTGTTATCGAATGGGGTATCGTCTGTTCGCTTTACAGTGGCAAAGACAAGACCAAGAGAGAACTAAGCTAGCGGAACAGCTTGAGAGCTGTCGATCGAGAGCAGCGCGGCTGCAGAGACAAGGGACTAGCGTGATACAGAACGAACGAAAGACTCTGATATCTCTTCTGCAAAGCCGACTTATCGCTCATAGTAGTCTAACGATTGACGAACTGGAGGGAGCAGAGCTTTTCCAAGCCCAATGGAGTAATTTGAAGAGAATTCAATTTTTGCATTTTATACTGGCATTTATTCTAGTATCGAACGAACAGGATGTTTTTGATTGGAAAGAGATTGGTGCGCGATATTATAAAGAAATCGGTGGCTCCAAAGTGTTTGATACACACAAAGATGAATTTATCAGAACGCTGGAACTATGGGCAGGACAATCGGCAACTCATCTCGGTTTGATCAGTCCTGGTCAGATTACCCCTATATACTTCTCGGGGCCTCTAGAGGGACAATGGTCTGTCCATCGCCCGGGACCTGTTCATGCATTAACGGATATATCTGCTGTACAGGATGATTATCATACCAGTGCGTCAACCCTTTGGTTGGTAGAGAACCGAGGGATTCTGACACGAATTGCCGCAGACCAACATTTTGCTGAAAAATCAAATTGCTTGATCATATGCGTGGATGGGCATATCCGGAGTTCGCACAAAATGCTGATTCACCGATTGGTTGCTAATAATTCGATTAACCAGGTGTTGATGTGGAGTGACTATGATGAAGATGGCTTTGGCATTGCCAGAGAAATGATGGAAGCGGTCTCGGCCAGTAAGCTTATGTTAAAGTGGATTTGTCATGATCATCAGATCATTACGAATTGGATGGATTACCAAACTTATATGAAGAAGCTGCTGCAGGAGAGTTCCATAGAGCAGGAGCAGGTGCTGGGAGGATACAAGGATTGGAATCGATGGATCGACCACTGA